From the genome of Mycobacterium dioxanotrophicus, one region includes:
- a CDS encoding BlaI/MecI/CopY family transcriptional regulator translates to MRVRGFGELEADIMDRIWNRDPEPVTVRDIFDELADERRIAYTTVMSTMDNLHTKGWLERDRDGRAYRYWATLNREQHSAQLMREALDGGGQSDLVLSYFIEQIDPQDSDRLRAALRTLARRSNRAKKR, encoded by the coding sequence GTGCGCGTACGGGGATTCGGTGAACTCGAAGCCGACATCATGGATCGCATTTGGAATCGTGATCCCGAGCCGGTCACGGTACGCGACATTTTCGACGAACTCGCCGATGAGCGGCGGATCGCCTACACCACCGTGATGTCGACGATGGACAACTTGCATACCAAGGGTTGGCTGGAGCGCGACCGTGACGGCCGGGCATACCGCTACTGGGCGACGTTGAACCGCGAGCAACACTCGGCTCAATTGATGCGTGAGGCCCTCGACGGCGGTGGGCAGTCAGACCTCGTACTCAGCTACTTCATCGAGCAGATCGATCCGCAGGACTCCGATCGGTTGCGCGCCGCACTGCGCACGCTGGCCCGGCGGTCGAACAGGGCGAAGAAGCGGTGA